A window of the Candidatus Krumholzibacteriota bacterium genome harbors these coding sequences:
- a CDS encoding HAMP domain-containing histidine kinase: protein MNFRPRLIITSLLAVLLPMIVLAFFIRGEMTRRISAQYRRRVESMTAVIEEDLRKESDDIGKTVDALMESLADDNSFRNAAASQDAQSRRYLIDLAGNVIDLPGLSMLQIQDRSGRIISSGHFRNEFDRIDRDLPLLLSSVKEGPVLAEARAPDSPFLVLARVDSFVISGRYFTVSAGRRVDQEFLGRLSREDMLDIVLLWPGGAIGSGDKEEEKEGTSNAGPGREEEGLEGATGSLDLPFIGIDRAGVGEASFKVTHRVDELVALRRSMDRWFTIALLSAAVFSIILVSWLSSRISRPLTELAEKTAQIDLEKLDVDFDSPRRDEIGALSRMLMAMTERLRSSAARIRDAEHRATLGELARQVNHDIKNGLTPIRNIFRHLSEIEKSDPAGMPGIFNERRAVLESSIEYLDDLASNYARLSPSASIGICDVNSAVIKVARELRASRRAEVQVDLADGAFIMGDAVAVRRVVENLAGNAADSLEDKRGTVSITTSIISGKGGDEKVRLSVSDTGSGMTEKEMAAIFNDFYTTKERGVGLGLSIVRRLVIDLGGSINVESARGKGSRFVVDIPRAARSC, encoded by the coding sequence ATGAACTTCCGCCCCAGGTTGATAATAACATCCCTCCTGGCAGTCCTTCTTCCGATGATCGTCCTGGCTTTTTTCATCCGGGGCGAGATGACCAGGCGCATATCAGCGCAGTACCGGCGGCGCGTCGAGTCGATGACGGCGGTAATAGAGGAAGACCTCCGGAAGGAAAGCGACGATATAGGAAAAACGGTCGACGCACTTATGGAAAGTCTCGCCGACGACAACAGCTTCAGGAATGCCGCGGCGAGCCAGGACGCGCAATCGAGGCGTTATCTGATAGATCTCGCGGGAAATGTTATCGATCTGCCCGGCCTGTCGATGCTTCAGATACAGGACCGATCAGGCAGGATAATAAGTTCGGGTCACTTCAGAAATGAATTCGACAGGATAGACAGGGATCTGCCCCTCCTCCTTTCCTCTGTAAAGGAAGGTCCGGTACTTGCCGAGGCGCGAGCTCCCGACTCTCCTTTTCTCGTTCTCGCCAGGGTCGATTCGTTCGTGATATCCGGCAGATATTTCACCGTCTCGGCCGGCAGGCGAGTCGACCAGGAATTTCTCGGAAGGCTTTCAAGAGAGGATATGCTCGATATCGTTCTTCTCTGGCCTGGCGGGGCGATCGGTTCGGGAGATAAGGAAGAGGAAAAAGAAGGCACCAGCAATGCCGGCCCTGGCCGGGAGGAAGAAGGGCTCGAGGGGGCGACGGGGAGTCTCGATCTGCCGTTTATAGGCATTGATCGCGCCGGAGTCGGGGAAGCGTCGTTCAAGGTGACTCACCGGGTAGATGAACTCGTAGCCCTGAGAAGAAGCATGGACAGGTGGTTCACAATCGCCCTTCTCAGCGCGGCAGTCTTCTCGATCATCCTCGTCAGCTGGCTCTCTTCGAGAATAAGCAGGCCCCTGACGGAACTGGCCGAAAAGACGGCGCAGATAGACCTCGAAAAGCTCGATGTCGATTTTGATAGTCCCAGGCGAGATGAGATAGGAGCCCTGTCGAGGATGCTCATGGCTATGACAGAGAGGCTCCGTTCGAGCGCGGCGAGGATCAGGGATGCCGAGCACCGCGCCACGTTGGGCGAACTGGCCAGGCAGGTCAATCACGATATAAAAAACGGCCTCACCCCGATTAGGAATATCTTCCGGCACCTTTCGGAGATCGAGAAGAGCGATCCGGCAGGCATGCCGGGGATATTCAATGAGCGGCGCGCCGTCCTCGAATCGAGTATCGAGTATCTCGATGATCTGGCGTCGAACTACGCCAGGCTCTCTCCATCGGCCAGTATCGGGATATGCGACGTCAATTCTGCGGTCATAAAAGTCGCCAGAGAGCTGCGAGCTTCAAGGCGGGCGGAAGTCCAGGTCGACCTCGCTGATGGCGCTTTCATCATGGGAGATGCTGTCGCTGTGAGACGCGTCGTGGAAAATCTCGCCGGGAACGCCGCGGACAGCCTTGAAGATAAGAGGGGAACGGTCTCGATAACAACCTCGATCATCAGCGGAAAGGGCGGCGATGAGAAGGTCCGCCTGAGTGTCAGCGACACGGGAAGCGGGATGACCGAGAAAGAGATGGCGGCTATTTTCAATGATTTTTATACTACAAAGGAGAGGGGAGTCGGGCTGGGGCTTTCGATAGTCAGACGACTTGTCATCGATCTTGGCGGGTCGATAAATGTTGAAAGCGCCAGGGGAAAGGGGAGCCGGTTTGTCGTCGATATTCCACGGGCCGCACGGTCCTGCTGA
- a CDS encoding sigma-54-dependent Fis family transcriptional regulator, producing the protein MSLILVVDDLLNLAQQYAYDLKRVGGFDVIIATGGAQALEMISGEAVDCVILDLEMPGVDGFEVLRTMKERRIGIPVIVYTGTGDFDRCVKAVNLGAYGFIDKSESMERVALEVKNALERNRLEVEVKSLRQETGRGTPLTGSSRAMEDLREQIGRIAPFPGTVLVVGESGTGKELVARELHRLGPGEKTPFVAVNSAAFPENLIESELFGHERGAFTGASRLHRGAFERATGGTLFLDEIGELPLPAQAKLLRVLEEKKITRIGGEKSIGVDARVVTATNRDLESLQAEGRFRQDLYYRLNVHILRIPPLRERKSDIAELTDHFLRSICSGYGIREKKLDDGVLDLLSRYDWKRNNVRELRNIIERMIIASDAGLIQIGHVPAEVAGRGPAGKGPRTFQEMKSESERRIIISALERNGWQITTTAAELGLADHSSLLKIMRRHNIKRK; encoded by the coding sequence ATGTCACTTATCCTGGTAGTGGATGATCTTCTTAACCTCGCTCAGCAGTACGCCTATGACCTGAAAAGGGTCGGCGGATTCGACGTGATTATCGCCACCGGCGGGGCGCAGGCTCTTGAGATGATCTCCGGCGAGGCGGTCGACTGCGTGATACTCGACCTCGAGATGCCTGGAGTGGACGGGTTCGAAGTGCTCCGGACGATGAAAGAACGACGGATAGGTATTCCTGTGATAGTCTACACCGGGACCGGCGATTTTGACAGGTGCGTAAAAGCGGTCAATCTCGGGGCGTACGGGTTTATCGACAAGTCGGAGTCGATGGAAAGAGTCGCGCTCGAGGTGAAGAATGCTCTCGAGAGGAACCGGCTCGAGGTCGAAGTAAAGTCGCTCAGGCAGGAAACCGGAAGAGGCACTCCGCTGACAGGCTCGAGCAGGGCGATGGAGGACCTCAGGGAGCAGATAGGGCGGATAGCCCCGTTCCCCGGCACCGTACTCGTCGTCGGGGAAAGCGGGACGGGAAAGGAACTCGTCGCGAGAGAACTGCACAGGCTCGGACCGGGAGAAAAGACTCCCTTTGTCGCCGTCAACAGCGCCGCTTTTCCGGAAAATCTCATTGAAAGCGAACTTTTCGGACATGAGCGTGGGGCTTTCACCGGGGCAAGCAGGTTGCACAGGGGAGCGTTCGAGCGGGCGACGGGAGGCACCCTATTCCTCGACGAGATAGGAGAACTTCCTCTTCCCGCCCAGGCGAAGCTTCTTCGGGTCCTGGAGGAAAAGAAGATAACGAGGATCGGAGGCGAAAAGAGTATCGGCGTCGACGCGAGAGTCGTTACCGCGACGAACCGGGATCTTGAATCGCTCCAGGCGGAGGGGAGATTCAGGCAGGATCTTTACTATCGGCTCAATGTCCATATCCTGCGGATACCGCCGCTGCGGGAGCGCAAGTCGGATATTGCCGAACTGACAGACCATTTCCTGAGGAGTATCTGCTCTGGCTACGGTATCAGGGAGAAGAAGCTTGACGATGGGGTCCTCGATCTTCTTTCCCGGTACGACTGGAAACGGAACAATGTACGCGAATTGAGGAATATTATCGAGAGGATGATAATAGCCTCCGATGCCGGCCTGATACAGATCGGCCACGTTCCGGCGGAAGTGGCGGGGAGAGGCCCGGCCGGGAAGGGGCCCCGGACTTTTCAGGAGATGAAATCGGAATCAGAGCGCCGGATAATCATTTCGGCCCTTGAGCGAAACGGCTGGCAGATCACGACTACCGCCGCCGAACTCGGCCTGGCAGATCACTCGAGCCTTCTCAAGATCATGAGACGGCATAATATCAAAAGAAAATAA
- a CDS encoding tetratricopeptide repeat protein, with translation MLNTSGRTRRAVAGVACIVMLVISMALSGCGNEEGKSSRGIRVERITRDDPAKRATAEQPEVAAIAPAIEEAEPEAERVSAADREVSYEEAEEAYFEKRYAEATELFGYYTDRKSENPWGFFMLGLSAWKAKDYETAERGFQTAIRLDPNHVKSWLGMSRVLLDTGRPLESLETTGRALEIDSGSNDAFRLQGRACHQLGRSEEAIDAYRRAIVIDINDAWSMNNLALILIEEGRFDEALAPLARATELRDDIAVFQNNLGMALEHTGHFKAAAEAYASAVKIDESYEKAYENQLRVEGVVEDPGRESIDLVSLAASFAESIPGWEVAGVEESAPAAALTVPESAATATGSIASINPADSIAGGNDR, from the coding sequence ATGTTGAATACGTCTGGAAGAACGAGGAGAGCAGTAGCCGGCGTAGCATGCATCGTGATGCTTGTCATATCCATGGCGCTGTCAGGCTGTGGAAACGAGGAAGGAAAGAGCAGCAGGGGGATCAGGGTCGAAAGGATCACCAGGGATGATCCGGCGAAGAGGGCAACGGCTGAGCAGCCGGAAGTCGCCGCCATCGCGCCCGCGATTGAAGAAGCAGAGCCGGAGGCGGAGAGAGTCAGCGCCGCTGACCGGGAAGTCTCCTATGAAGAAGCAGAGGAAGCGTATTTTGAAAAACGGTATGCCGAAGCGACTGAACTGTTCGGTTATTATACCGATCGCAAGAGCGAGAACCCGTGGGGATTTTTCATGCTGGGTCTATCGGCATGGAAGGCAAAAGATTACGAGACGGCTGAACGGGGTTTTCAGACTGCCATCCGGCTCGATCCGAACCATGTAAAAAGCTGGCTTGGCATGAGCAGGGTCCTTCTTGATACGGGACGGCCTCTCGAGTCGCTCGAGACCACCGGCAGGGCGCTCGAGATCGACAGCGGATCGAACGACGCTTTCCGGCTTCAGGGAAGAGCCTGCCACCAGCTCGGCAGAAGCGAAGAGGCGATCGACGCCTACCGCCGGGCGATCGTCATCGATATCAATGACGCGTGGTCGATGAACAATCTTGCCCTGATACTTATCGAGGAAGGCAGGTTCGATGAGGCCCTCGCGCCGCTCGCCCGCGCTACCGAGCTCAGGGACGATATCGCAGTCTTTCAGAACAATCTCGGAATGGCGCTCGAGCACACCGGTCATTTCAAAGCTGCCGCCGAAGCGTATGCCTCCGCGGTCAAGATCGATGAATCTTATGAAAAGGCTTATGAGAACCAGCTTCGCGTGGAAGGGGTCGTGGAGGATCCAGGCAGGGAAAGTATCGATCTAGTCTCTCTCGCCGCCTCTTTCGCCGAAAGTATCCCGGGCTGGGAGGTGGCAGGAGTGGAAGAAAGCGCTCCGGCAGCCGCGCTCACAGTACCGGAATCCGCCGCAACAGCGACGGGAAGCATAGCCTCGATAAACCCGGCCGATTCCATCGCGGGAGGGAATGACAGATAA
- a CDS encoding ferritin family protein yields MEKKRDLTTLEVLSIGIKSEIDAVKLYTKMKDMVETDDLKEKMDFLISQEQKHEQILTEVYRKKSPDVDLALPKNSIVPMIDEVLGRESTLKELFQVAMKAEQLAQKFYADLAAKTSDSNAKSILLYMASMEQSHYAILQAEFGQMEMLNTEDATNFLDSEGLMFMGP; encoded by the coding sequence ATGGAAAAGAAAAGAGATCTTACTACCCTGGAAGTGCTGAGTATCGGAATAAAATCCGAGATCGACGCAGTCAAGCTCTACACGAAGATGAAAGATATGGTCGAGACCGATGATCTGAAGGAAAAGATGGATTTTCTCATCTCCCAGGAACAGAAGCATGAGCAGATCCTGACAGAGGTATACAGGAAAAAGTCACCCGATGTCGACCTGGCCCTCCCCAAAAACTCGATCGTCCCGATGATAGACGAAGTGCTTGGGAGGGAATCGACGCTGAAGGAACTCTTTCAGGTAGCGATGAAAGCGGAACAGCTCGCGCAGAAGTTCTACGCCGACCTCGCCGCGAAGACATCCGATTCAAACGCGAAATCGATCCTTCTCTACATGGCAAGCATGGAACAGAGCCACTACGCGATCCTCCAGGCCGAATTCGGCCAGATGGAGATGTTGAACACTGAAGACGCTACGAATTTCCTCGACAGTGAAGGCCTGATGTTCATGGGGCCATAG
- a CDS encoding methyltransferase domain-containing protein, with amino-acid sequence MRKRVYDPDIPANLAPGKPADEGDLIISRRYRLVSSLSPSRGGLFLDFGCGNGAQTFLFAEDFPLLAGVDIGISHLRQLRIEAERKGLGGKIIPIRYDGYSIPLSDSSVDYCVSFEVLEHVKDEKRVLCELARVLKPGGILAVSVPNRWWIFETHGADLPLLPWNRIPFFSWLPRAIHDRYARARIYTKREIIGKLRESGLEIIRDVYVTAPMDVVRWSWLKRTLRSTIFRKDSCRLPVLSTAILVVAEKR; translated from the coding sequence TTGCGTAAAAGAGTTTACGATCCAGATATCCCGGCCAATCTCGCTCCCGGTAAACCGGCCGATGAAGGCGATCTTATTATAAGTCGCAGGTACAGGCTTGTGTCCTCACTGTCCCCCTCCCGGGGCGGGCTCTTCCTTGATTTCGGCTGCGGCAACGGAGCCCAGACATTCCTTTTCGCGGAGGATTTTCCCCTCCTTGCCGGCGTCGATATAGGGATCAGCCACCTTCGCCAGCTCAGGATCGAAGCGGAGAGGAAAGGTCTCGGGGGAAAAATCATTCCGATCCGCTACGATGGATACTCGATACCTCTTTCCGATTCATCTGTCGATTACTGCGTATCATTCGAAGTCCTCGAGCACGTGAAGGATGAAAAGCGCGTTCTCTGCGAACTGGCAAGGGTCCTTAAGCCGGGGGGCATACTGGCCGTATCGGTTCCGAACAGGTGGTGGATATTCGAGACGCATGGCGCCGATCTGCCCCTTCTGCCGTGGAACAGGATCCCGTTTTTCAGTTGGCTTCCCCGCGCGATCCACGACCGGTATGCCAGGGCGAGGATATATACGAAAAGGGAGATCATCGGAAAACTCCGGGAGAGCGGTCTTGAAATCATAAGGGATGTCTATGTGACAGCTCCGATGGATGTCGTGAGATGGAGCTGGCTGAAAAGGACCCTGCGATCGACCATCTTCAGAAAAGACAGTTGCCGACTGCCCGTGCTATCGACCGCGATTCTCGTCGTAGCGGAAAAAAGATAG